One Oryza sativa Japonica Group chromosome 8, ASM3414082v1 DNA window includes the following coding sequences:
- the LOC112936224 gene encoding uncharacterized protein, giving the protein MAYAAIRQLLVAALDQKRQGQPLPPLPFTIHDANVFTAGDHPSHLYYNLKSNAAEDGSVYVFSPGRKIPRPRNITGGYWKVMINQPESIIATADGAKIGRSRRWAFVNDWSVGCDVEGWAMEELRIAGGTTATTRPDDDLRLYRLYRFPRG; this is encoded by the exons ATGGCCTACGCCGCGATACGGCAGCTGCTCGTGGCGGCCCTCGACCAGAAGCGGCAGGGGCAgccactgccgccgctgccgttcaCCATCCACGACGCcaacgtcttcaccgccggcgaccaccccTCCCACCTCTACT ataatTTGAAGAGCAATGCGGCGGAAGACGGCAGCGTGTACGTGTTCAGCCCGGGACGCAAGATCCCACGGCCGAGAAACATCACCGGAGGCTACTGGAAAGTGATGATCAATCAACCGGAATCGATCATCGCCACGGCGGACGGCGCCAAGATCGGCCGGAGTAGGAGATGGGCCTTCGTCAACGATTGGTCCGTCGGGTGCGACGTCGAAGGCTGGGCTATGGAGGAGCTCCGCATCGCCGGCGGCACGACGGCGACCACTCGCCCCGACGACGACCTACGGTTGTACCGCCTCTACCGGTTCCCACGGGGATAG